One genomic segment of Rivularia sp. PCC 7116 includes these proteins:
- the sppA gene encoding signal peptide peptidase SppA: protein MVWPFKSKFRKQIAKIEVTGAIAGSTRKRVLEALKTVEEKKFPALLLRIDSPGGTVGDSQEIYSALKRLREKMKIIASFGNISASGGVYIGMGAEHIMANPGTITGSIGVILRGNNLQRLLDKIGVSFKVIKSGPYKDILSFDRELTESEQTILQELIDTSYQQFVQTVAEGRNLTPEKVKTFADGRIFTGEQALELGVVDKLGTEEDARRWAAELVNLDPEKTEVYTLEEPKPWYSKILPGNKLKTRGLASQIDWVEFELSTSGLPLWLYRP from the coding sequence ATGGTTTGGCCTTTTAAATCAAAGTTTCGCAAGCAAATTGCCAAAATAGAAGTGACTGGGGCAATAGCAGGTAGCACTCGCAAAAGAGTTCTGGAAGCCCTAAAAACTGTAGAAGAGAAGAAATTTCCAGCTCTACTATTAAGAATTGACAGCCCTGGTGGTACGGTAGGAGATTCTCAAGAAATCTACAGCGCCCTAAAGCGTTTGCGCGAAAAGATGAAGATTATTGCTAGTTTTGGCAATATATCTGCTTCTGGGGGTGTTTATATCGGCATGGGAGCGGAACATATTATGGCTAATCCCGGAACGATTACAGGAAGTATCGGCGTAATTTTGCGCGGAAACAATTTGCAACGCCTATTAGATAAAATTGGTGTTTCTTTTAAGGTAATAAAATCCGGTCCCTATAAAGATATTTTGTCTTTTGATAGAGAACTGACTGAGAGCGAACAAACCATTCTGCAAGAATTGATCGATACAAGTTATCAACAATTTGTGCAAACAGTGGCAGAGGGACGTAATTTAACACCGGAAAAAGTCAAAACCTTCGCTGACGGTAGAATTTTCACCGGAGAGCAAGCTTTAGAATTAGGAGTGGTAGACAAGCTCGGAACAGAAGAAGATGCTCGTCGCTGGGCTGCCGAGTTGGTAAATCTAGATCCAGAAAAAACTGAGGTTTATACCCTCGAAGAACCCAAACCCTGGTATAGCAAAATTTTACCTGGTAACAAACTTAAAACTCGCGGTCTTGCATCTCAAATTGATTGGGTGGAATTTGAATTATCGACCAGTGGTTTACCCCTATGGCTGTATCGCCCGTAA
- the aroH gene encoding chorismate mutase → MQAIRGATTVSENTVEAMQEAVMEILDELEERNQLHPTDMISVTFSVTPDLDAIFPAAVARHRPHWNNVPMIDVQQMYVRGSLEKCIRILIHAYMKSSTSISHIYLRNASKLRPDWNSPQPLQASQSTIESKV, encoded by the coding sequence ATGCAGGCAATTCGGGGAGCGACAACTGTTTCAGAGAATACAGTTGAAGCGATGCAAGAAGCGGTAATGGAAATACTCGACGAACTTGAAGAACGCAATCAACTGCACCCAACAGATATGATTAGCGTCACCTTTTCGGTTACACCCGATTTAGATGCTATTTTCCCCGCAGCGGTAGCTCGTCATCGTCCCCATTGGAATAATGTGCCAATGATAGACGTACAGCAAATGTACGTTCGGGGAAGCTTAGAAAAGTGCATCCGGATTTTAATCCATGCTTATATGAAATCTTCTACTAGCATAAGCCATATTTATTTACGTAACGCGTCTAAACTTCGTCCTGACTGGAATTCACCCCAGCCG